Genomic window (Myxococcota bacterium):
TGTCCGCCGGAGTGAGGCCCGCGTCGGCGATGGCCGCGAGGCTCGCCTCGGCGGCGAGCTGCAGCTCGCTGCGCCCGGAGCGCTTCGAGAACTCGGTCTGGCCGATGCCGACGATCGCCGTGTCGCGGATCGCGCTCATGCGGCCTCCCCGGCCGGGCGGAACTGCGGCAGCACGTGGCCGTTCACCTCCTCGAAGAAGACGGCGACCGGCATGCCGTCGCGCACGTCGTCGACGTCGACGTCGCGCAGGTTCGACACGATGCGCACGCCCTCGGCGAGATCGACGAGCGCGACGATGCGCGGGTGCGCGTCGGGCTGCGAGGGATGCTTCGAGACGAGCCACGTGTAGACGGTGCCGCGCCCCGAGGCGGCCTCGGTCGTCCACGCGAGCGAGTGGCAGTCGCCGCACATGGGAACGGGCGGGTGCGCGAGCCTTCCGCAGCCCGCGCAGCGCCGCAGCAGCAGGCGGCCCTCCTTCGCCCCCTCCCAGAAGTAGGCGTCGTCGCGATCGGTCATGGCTCGTGCTCCTGGTTCAGGCGCGCCGGTCGCTCGCGCCTCCGCCTTCGGGCCGCGGGCGCGCGCCCGCGAGCCGGAACCTTAGTGCGTTCCCGCGCGCCGCTCCCGTGTTCGCACGCGTTCGCGCGCGCGACGCGACGTCGGTCGGCGCGGAGCGGCCGCGACGTGCGAGGATGCCGCGCGGAGGCACGCCGACGATGACGCTCTTCGACGACCCGTCGCTCCTCGATCCGCGCATCGAGAGCCGGGCCATCACGTTCGAGAACCCGACCGGTGCGAAGGGCGCGGGCGGGCGCGCGCACGGCGGCCGCAAGGGCGCGCCGAGCCGGATGATCGAGGCGGGCGAGCGCGTGACGCTCGCCGAGATCGAGGGCCCGGGGCGCATCCGGCACGCGTGGCTCACCGTGCCGCCGATGGAGCCCGTCGCGATGCGGCGCATCGCGCTCGAGGTGTTCTACGACGGCGCCGACGCGCCCTCGGTCTCGGTGCCGCTCGTCGACTTCTTCGGCTGTCCGCACGGGCGGCCGGTCGCGCTCCACACCGCGTACACGGCGGTGCAGGAGGGGCGCGGCTTCAACGCGTGGATGCCGATGCCGTTCCGGCGCGCGATCCGCGTCGACTT
Coding sequences:
- a CDS encoding OB-fold domain-containing protein; the protein is MTDRDDAYFWEGAKEGRLLLRRCAGCGRLAHPPVPMCGDCHSLAWTTEAASGRGTVYTWLVSKHPSQPDAHPRIVALVDLAEGVRIVSNLRDVDVDDVRDGMPVAVFFEEVNGHVLPQFRPAGEAA